In a single window of the Papaver somniferum cultivar HN1 chromosome 8, ASM357369v1, whole genome shotgun sequence genome:
- the LOC113305759 gene encoding uncharacterized protein LOC113305759 — protein sequence MGDFNEVLEQHENKGGRLVTNGQVRIFNNFINYHGLIDLGFQGDTFTWTNNQTDGKFIMERLDRGLDSQQWLDNNPQALLRHLPRIGSDHAPLLLNERAMERRGTKNFRVEHLWFLHPQMKDIVINAWQQNFSQLEAATAGQKMLTKMKETAITLQQWNKQTFGHLPELLKEAEFQIQLA from the coding sequence ATGGGGGATTTCAATGAAGTTTTAGAGCAACATGAAAATAAAGGTGGAAGGCTTGTCACAAATGGTCAAGTCAGAATTTTCAACAATTTCATAAACTATCATGGCCTCATTGATTTAGGTTTTCAGGGAGATACTTTTACCTGGACCAATAATCAAACTGATGGAAAGTTCATCATGGAGAGATTAGACAGAGGCCTAGATTCTCAACAATGGTTAGATAACAACCCACAAGCACTACTCAGACATTTACCAAGAATTGGATCTGATCATGCACCACTTCTACTAAATGAAAGAGCAATGGAAAGGCGGGGTACAAAAAACTTTCGTGTTGAACACTTGTGGTTTCTACACCCACAAATGAAGGACATTGTTATTAATGCGTGGCAACAAAATTTTTCTCAATTGGAAGCAGCAACTGCAGGCCAAAAGATGCTcaccaaaatgaaagaaactgcCATAACTCTACAACAGTGGAATAAGCAGACCTTTGGACATCTCCCAGAATTACTAAAAGAAGCTGAATTTCAAATACAATTAGCCTAA